Genomic DNA from Bacillota bacterium:
AGCCGCCATCGGCATGGGCAAGTTGGGTGGCAGGGAGCTCAACTATTCCTCCGATATCGACCTCATTTTTGTGCATCACGACGAAGTGGGTGTGACGGGCAAACTGACGGGCACGCAGTACGCCGAGCGTCTGGCACAGGAGATAGTCAACGTGCTGGCCAGAAACACCGAGCGCGGCTTCGTCTTCCGGGTCGACCTGCGCCTGCGCCCCGAGGGCAGATACGGTCCTCCCAGCCGTTCACTCAGCAGCTACCGCAACTACTACGAGAGCTGGGCGGAGACATGGGAGCGACAGGCGTTGATTAAGGCGCGTTTTGTAGCAGGCGACCCGCGCGTGGGCGAGGCGTTCGTGCGCATGGCGGAGGAATACACCTACCAGAGCTATGTGCCCGCCGAATGGGTGGAGGACATCCGCCACAACAAACGGCGTCTGGAGCAGAAAGCCGCCCTTGCCGACGAAACGCATACCAACGTGAAAATCGGGGAAGGGGGTATCCGCGATATCGAGTTTGCCGTGCAGTTGCTGCAACTGCTGGTGGGTGGTCAGCATCCCTCGGTGCGCACGAGCAACACGCTGGAGGCTTTGCAACGTCTGCGTCGGGAAGGGTTCCTCACCCCGGAGGAAGCCATCATCCTGCGGGAAAGCTACTGTTTCCTGCGCACCGTCGAGCATCGGTTGCAGATACTGTATGAACAGCAAACCCAGAGACTGCCAGCCGACCCCCGACAGCTGGAACTGCTGGCGCGGCGCATGGGTTTCGAGAACGCCGAATATTTCCGCGAAACATATGACCGCGTCCGTGCGCAGGTGCGCGACATCTTCCTGCGGGTTTTCTACGGTGAGGCGGGCGACCGCGTGATGCAGCAACAGGAGAGCATTCTGCGCGACCTGCTGAGCGCTATCGACGACCCCAGAGCGCAGGAGAAAGTGCGCCAGCATCTGGAGCAAAACGGCTTTCGCGACCCGCAAGCGGCTTTGCGCCTGATGCAAATCCCGCTGATGGGCACGGATGCAGGAATAGAAGAGGCTTCTGGTATCGAGTCTATCGCTCGCGGCGCAGCCAGCCCCGCCATGCGCCAGAGCTTTCTGCGTATCGCACCCGCGTTGATGACCTACGCCTCGCGCAGTCCCTCGCCCGATGATGCCCTGCTGGGCATTGAAACCCTTGCGCTGGCAGTGCCTAACCGCGCGCAGCTCTACACCGCTTTCGCAGACAGTCCGGAGGTGTTGCGCCGACTGGTAGAGCTGGCTGGAGCCAGTCCCCCCACCATGCGCCTGCTCAGCAACCATCAGGAGCTACTGGACACCCTCTTCAGTGAGGAGATTATCGAACATGAACCCAAGGGGCGCGAGCAGATGCGGGATGAACTGCGCCAGCGGCTGGGCTTGCCGGAAGAGCTGCGCCCCGGCACCCCGCGCGGCTATCCGGAGCGGCAGGCACAGACGATAGCCTCCTTCATCCGACGCGAGAGGTTGCGCATCATCGCCCGGGATGTGTGGGGCGAGGCGCGCGGCGTGGATACCGCCAGAGACCTGACCAACCTGACCGAAGCGGTGCTGGAATGCGCGCTGCAGATGGTTCAGGCGAGCGCTATCGAGCAAAACCCCGAGTGGGAAGAGGTGCTTCGCTCGGTAGCGATTGTCGGCATGGGCAAACTGGGCGGATGGGAACTCGGGTACGCCTCCGACGCGGATATCCTGTTTGTGTTTGAACACCCTGCCTCTGTCTCGCACGCCGAGGCGTACGCTGTTACCGCGAAGATGTGCGAGGAGTTCCTGCAGCTGTGCCGATTGGTGCGCGCGCAGGATGTGCCGCTGGAGGTAGATGCCCGGTTGCGCCCGGAGGGGCGTTTTGGAGCCATCGTGCGAACCACAGACGATTACCGTCAGTACTACCTCACGCGCGGTGAAACCTGGGAACGGCAGGCGTTGATTAAAGCCCGCCCCGTCGCAGGTAACCCGACGGTAGGCGAGAGATGGCGTCAGATGGTGGAAGAGGAGGTGGTGTATGCGCGCGGGTTGACTGAAGAGGAGATGGAGTCCATCCGCCACATCAAGCGCAGGGTGGAAAACGAACGCCTCAAACCGGAGTGCCGCTGGCGCGATGTGAAACTGGGGCATGGTGGTATGGTAGACATCGAGTTCACCGTGCACGCATGGCAGCTGCGGGTTGGGAAGCAACACCGCAGTGTGCGCCACACCAGCACCCTCTCCGCCCTGTATGCCCTGCGCATGATTGCGCTGGTCTCACCGGCGGACAGCCGTAACGTGGCGGAGGCTTACCCCCTCTGGAGTACCATACGTAACGCACTTACCCTGCGTCACGGTATACCGCGCGATGTGATACCCGATGATGAGGCGGAGCTAAGGGTACTGGCCCGGATACTGGGCAGGGAAGAGCCGGCGCAGATGTTGCAGGAGTTCGAACAGCTGATGCGCGAAGTAAGAGGGTGGGTGGAGCGCGACCTGTTTGGGGATTGATATTCATGTCTGTGTCTGATTTGCTGTTATGGTTTGCAAGGGATTACGGGCTGGCGCTGCTGGTCGGCTATTTGGTCGGGGGTATCCCCTTCGGCTGGTTGATTGCCAAACTGTGGAAAGGGGTCGACCTGCGCGAGGTGGGCAGCGGCAACATCGGCGCGACCAACGCCTATCGCGTGCTGGGACCGGCAGCAGGTATTATCGTCTTTCTGCTGGACACCGCTAAAGGCAGTGTGCCTATCCTGCTGGGCAACGTTTTCGAGTGGGACGGCATCTCGGCGGGTATCGGCGCGATTGTGGGGCACAGCTTTTCACCGTACCTGCGCGGGAAGGGCGGCAGGGCGGTCGCCACCAGCCTGGGAGTATTCCTCGCGCTTTCACCATGGGCATCGCTTTGTGCATTTGCCACGTGGGGCGTGCTGGTGCTTCTCACACGCTATGTGTCAGTAGCCTCTGTGTTCGGCTCTCTATCCCTGCCGCTGGTGTGGATGTGGGTTTTCCAGACGAACGGTATCGTGCATGGAGCGGCTCTGCTCGCGGCGTTGTGGATTACCTGGAAGCACCGTCCGAACTTCCAGCGGCTGCGGGCTGGCGCGGAACCACGAGTGAATCTTTGGGGGAGACGCTGATGGGGAAAGGACATCATCCATACGTGCAGCTGGCGCGTGAAGCTGTGGAGCACTTCTTGAGGGACAGGGAAATCATTGAGCCGCCTCCCGATTTGCCACCACCTCCGACAGAAAAATGGCAGGGCGTTTTCGTTTCGATACACACTGCGGATGGGCAGCTGAGGGGCTGTATCGGGACGCTGCGTCCGCTACATCCCGACATCGGCAGGGAAATCATCGCGGTCGCGCTGGATGCGGCGCTGAAGGACCCGCGCTTCCCGCCGGTGGACGTATCGGAGTTGCACGACCTGGAGTACACCGTATACGTGCTGCATCCGCCTGAACCGGTGCAATCGGTGGAGGAGCTCGACCCGCGTGTGTATGGGGTTATCGTGTACACGGAGGACGGTCGGCGGGGTCTGTTGCTGCCCGATTTGCCGGAGGTGAACACCGTCGAAAAACAGCTGCAAATCGCCTGCATGAAGGCGGGCATCGCCCCTGGCGAATCGTTCTCGTTGGAGCGGTTCAGGGCGGATAAGTTCGAGTGAGGTAATGATTGCGTGCCGCGTCAGGCTCTTACCGGCTGCACCAGCCTGCC
This window encodes:
- the plsY gene encoding glycerol-3-phosphate 1-O-acyltransferase PlsY — encoded protein: MSVSDLLLWFARDYGLALLVGYLVGGIPFGWLIAKLWKGVDLREVGSGNIGATNAYRVLGPAAGIIVFLLDTAKGSVPILLGNVFEWDGISAGIGAIVGHSFSPYLRGKGGRAVATSLGVFLALSPWASLCAFATWGVLVLLTRYVSVASVFGSLSLPLVWMWVFQTNGIVHGAALLAALWITWKHRPNFQRLRAGAEPRVNLWGRR
- the amrA gene encoding AmmeMemoRadiSam system protein A — encoded protein: MGKGHHPYVQLAREAVEHFLRDREIIEPPPDLPPPPTEKWQGVFVSIHTADGQLRGCIGTLRPLHPDIGREIIAVALDAALKDPRFPPVDVSELHDLEYTVYVLHPPEPVQSVEELDPRVYGVIVYTEDGRRGLLLPDLPEVNTVEKQLQIACMKAGIAPGESFSLERFRADKFE